Genomic window (Nicotiana sylvestris chromosome 7, ASM39365v2, whole genome shotgun sequence):
TAGAAGAATTAAGCTCATGCTTATTTTTTCTGATTGTCATCAATTAATCCAAGCACCTCAGATTTCTTATTTAAAGGCATGCTCCATATTTTTTGGTTTAAGTTATGAAGTATTGATGTTGGAATGCTAATGAGCTTAATTTTGTTTTGCAGCCATGAAAATGTTGAATCCAGTAGCTCTATTTCGCTCGGGGTCATCAAGATCATCCTCTTCAAGATTTTTGATTAATCCTTCAACTTTAAGAGATGAGGGTTATCAGAGCAGTAGTGATGTGTCTGATGAATCCAACATGTTCTCAAGCAGTCATCAATCAACCTTAGACAGATTATATGCTTGGGAGAAAAAACTATATGATGAAGTCAGGGTATGATCTTGCTGCTAAAAAAATTAAAGATATAAGTCAATTTCAACTAGTTTCTGTTTAAAAGTAGGATGAGTCTCTTAACCTTTGGGAAGAGAAGAATTCAAATATGACTCTTGAGCGAGAAGAAAAATTATCTTTGTTCATAAGGCATGCATGTATGAATAAAGTGAATGAGTGCATGAATTACCTTCATTTCAACCTGTTGGAAAGAAAATGAATTCAAATATGACCCTTGTGTAAGAAGAATAATTATCACTGTTTATTCCCAAAATAACCGGAAAATGCAAGACATGCATGCATGTAAGAAATAAATGACATTTTGGTTTAAAATTTCTTTTAACATGTTAGTTAATCTGACCTCCCAAACATGTTTTTTCTTAAGTAACATTATCCTGTTAACCTAATGAGTCCAAGATGTTAATTGTGGGGATCAGTCCTTTACTGTTGACTGTTGTAATGTTCAATAGGCAGGTGAGCGTGTCCGGCTAGCATATGAGAAAAAGTTGGCACAACTCAGAAATCAAGATGTGAATGGAGCAGATCCGTCATCTTTGGATAAAACAAGAACAGTCATTAGGAATCTGGATACTCAGATAAAGGTTTCAATCCACTCTGTTGAATCTATTTCAAGAAGGATTGAAACTTTAAGGGATGAAGAACTGCAGCCTCAGCTTTTAGAATTAGTGCAAGGGTATGTATCTGATATCCCTGTTACTAAGGTTCTTCAGCTATATCTATACTTGTCAACTCATTCCAATGCTACGATTATGTACATTAAACATATTtacaaaaagatttttatttggAAAAACTTGAAAATGTTCTTTAATTCAAGAATCAGGTattatcaaagaaaaaaaaagaaacttgTGGAGCTTCTAAAGACAGGTTACCTTGTTAAACAAATTGTTACCATCATAGATCATTATTATCAGTTTCTCAGTAAAAGACAAAGTAACAACAAAAGAGCTCCACCTATTTGATTTTTAGTTGCACTTCACTGTCTACTGGAGTTGTTTGCGATTCTTATCAGATATATCTTTCACATCAAGTTCCCTAAATATCAAATTTTCCAGAAGGACCTCAAAAGTCTTGAGTTTCTTGCACATTTAGAGCTTCAGAGACTCTTTTCTGTCGGTTTCTATTGAAACTTAAAAGATATACCGTTCTCAATTTGTTTTTTCCACACAATTATGATTTGGAGCTAAACCTTGTTACCAATTAGCTGCTAAAAGATTGGATTTGTAATTCAAATATCAAAATTGTGTTCCTTCTGCTATTGATCATAAACTGTTATTTGCTCTAATGTACTTTGACTTGCAACATAACCCCTTTTATGGCAACAACAGGTTAGGAAGAATGTGGAAGGTTATGGCGGAGTGCCACCAAATGCAGAAGCATACTCTAGATGAAGCCAAGCTCTTACTCGCTGGAACACCTTCAAAGAAGTCCGGCATGAGGAAGTACACAGTCATGTCACCTTCTGAGGCTCATAGGCTAGCCCGTTCTGCTGCTAACCTTGAGATGGAGCTCAGAAACTGGAGAGCCTGTTTCGAGTCATGGATCGTTTCTCAACGATCATACTTGCATGCTTTAGCAGGCTGGCTTTTACGATGTGCTCGTTCAGATTCTGACACATCAAAATCACCCTTGTCCCCTCCTCGTTCCACGGGAGCTCCACCAATTTTCAGCATTTGCATCCAATGGTCCAGATTATTGGACTCCATCCGGGAGGCAACAGTACTTGAAGGACTAGATTTTTTCGCAGCAGGAGTAGGCTCACTCTATGCGCAACAACTAAAGGAAGATTCCCGCCGGAGTCCTGGTGGGTCAAAGAGTCTTGGCGGGGAATCTTTTGGGAGTATGGAGATCGTGGAAGCTGGGCAACATGACGAGGAAATAATGACAGCAGAAAAGATGGCAGAGATTGCCGTTAGAGTGCTATGTGCCGGAATGTCAGTTGCTGTGAGCTCACTGACAGAGTTTGCCGTAGCTTCAGCTGATGGATATGCTGATTTGCTAAAGAACTATGAGAATACCAAGCAGCCACAACAGCATTTGAATCAAAATGCGGTGTAATTTTATGTTAAAACATTAGGTTAGGTAGGAAGGAATGCAAtgtaaattacatatttgagtagTTTAAGTCATATAGAGGAGCCTTAATATATATTTGTATTCAATCTGAGCTTCTGATTATGCAGAAAGTGAAAGTAGTTTTCTTTTATCTAAATAGCTGTAGATTTAAAACTATACCAACTTTTCAAGGTTCGTTCAATCCCATTCATATCTAAGTAAACCTTCAATCTTGCACTAAAAATGCTCCTTTTTTTGAACTCAAACAAAAAGTTATAGTATTAAACTGAATGAGCAACCAAAAATCTTACAATTAAATTAGGACCATACTCCCGATAGAAAGAACTACCATAATTTCAAGACTCTTTTGCTAAGCAATAAGCAACTAAATTTGCTTGCCTCTTAACCAAACCAGAGAAAAAACACTAAAACTGCTCTCAATATACGAATTCACACGTTATGTTGAAAAAAATATCTTATTATAGACTCGCTTAAATTAACAAGTTTCTAGTCCAACTAGTAGTAATATCTATTAAATTCCACATCTTATATAGAAAATTTGAATCAAGGATTTTCAACAATCTATCAGATTAATGAATTTCAATTATTTTATTCTTTCACTCCGATAGTTAGAGTTGCCAAAGAAGAGTGACAACTAGCGAAGCAAGTATTTGGCTTATTCCATTCTATTTGACACAAATTACTTGTTTAGGTTTTTAAAATCCTTTGCAAGTCTTATCTTTTGTTAAAAGTATTTGATATCTTCTTGCTAGCCTCCTTTCCCATTATTGCTATCACAAAAATTAATGTATACTGAGGCATTATTAGTCGAATGTTTGATTTCTCTATGTCGAACTCAATACACTGTACATCCAGATTAAGAGAACTAAGGATCTGATGATAAATACAATAATCCAGTGATTATTAATGATTATATATTACAAAATCTACATTCTAATCCATGTATAATTTTTCCATGAATCAAAAAAGGAGAGCATGGTGCATAAAGTATCCTGCGATGCAAGAAAGGCAGCCTAGTGCATAAAGAATTTCGCATTTACACcaggtccggggaagggccgcaccccaATGTAGTGTGATGTAGACAACTTACCCTGATGCAAGAAAGGCAGCCTGGTGCATATAGCATTTCACGTTCACGCAGGATCCGGGGAAGGGACGCATCCTAAGGGAGTGTGATGCAGGTAGCCTACCCTGATGCAAAGTATCAATGGCTGATTCTAAGACTCGAACCGTGACCTATGTCACATGGATACAAATTAACCGTTGCTCCAATGTTCCCCTTTAATTTTTTCCATGAATCAAGAAACCTAAATGTTTAGTTCATCATAAGCTGCTGGTTTTGGTTGCTTTAACtcttaaacaagtaattgcagcAATGCCTCCCTTGCATGGTTTCAAAATATCAGAATTATCATGACAAACTGAATGCCATCTCATAACAGATAACCTTTCCAAAACTCAACAGCAATTATCTTATAAGCATACCGCATGAGGTAAAATTCTTTCCATCATTCAAATTGATAGTACAACTTTTGTTTAATGATCCAAATATGACAGATTCCATTACAAAAGCATTAACAACTAATAGTATAC
Coding sequences:
- the LOC104239475 gene encoding nitrate regulatory gene2 protein-like yields the protein MGCSSSKLDDEEAVQLCKDRRKFIKQAVEQRMRFASGHMAYVLAMERVSAALKDYVEVDEPREFLLDSFKTPPPFTPIKKVSPGFISIEPKSFSITPLKSEPKTKSSIKINYLRSGGNPAVSVEERPHSPETVRIQAYSPVHQYGMDSFFSMQSSPMNSSFFQYSPNNRPNFPPPSPQTSQWDFFWNPFSSLDYYGYPMRNSIEQTILDDDNDGLRQVREQEGIPELEEETEVEETDHGEDVKEERTKIPHNFDKDEVVVEDVDDDDDDDDSNEEETDDEHENVPHIHELLSKPNQTTTVAKAQNVGQLSNKETAVANPEAKEETPGFTVYVNRRPTSMSEVIKELESQFMIACTSAKEVSAVLEAIRAQYSLQSNDLSPMKMLNPVALFRSGSSRSSSSRFLINPSTLRDEGYQSSSDVSDESNMFSSSHQSTLDRLYAWEKKLYDEVRAGERVRLAYEKKLAQLRNQDVNGADPSSLDKTRTVIRNLDTQIKVSIHSVESISRRIETLRDEELQPQLLELVQGLGRMWKVMAECHQMQKHTLDEAKLLLAGTPSKKSGMRKYTVMSPSEAHRLARSAANLEMELRNWRACFESWIVSQRSYLHALAGWLLRCARSDSDTSKSPLSPPRSTGAPPIFSICIQWSRLLDSIREATVLEGLDFFAAGVGSLYAQQLKEDSRRSPGGSKSLGGESFGSMEIVEAGQHDEEIMTAEKMAEIAVRVLCAGMSVAVSSLTEFAVASADGYADLLKNYENTKQPQQHLNQNAV